The sequence below is a genomic window from Coffea arabica cultivar ET-39 chromosome 8e, Coffea Arabica ET-39 HiFi, whole genome shotgun sequence.
tttcttttatttattggtatttgtacgttttctgatttaattgcttatgattgttttgttatttgaatgtcaagggcccgatattcgaattaacctaataatctactgtCATATTAATTGATTTAATCTGTAATTGTTCTATCGATTAATACCAGTGacgactagcgtgattggtttcatgttaggaaaacgtatgatctaacttaaacaaacccccgtagcgtgtttgttggttaggattaGGCTTTTCTAATTATTTATGCAGTCAAgtaattaaatcctatggtcgtacctagggttatttcttggttagagaaatagttaacggtcgtaccttaactatcgagaaattaaggaaaggctggttgttcatcgcgtgtatggcaactataaccaatctattaatgagtaattgaattatctttgcgtcgatgatcagttgcatggaccgtgtctgaaaagttgcactTTTGGCTAGAGTCAtaattggttattgattaatttctatttatttctattagttgttttattagttagttaattagatatTTTATACTCtccaaaaaccccccatactttggactctaaaagaaacgaattatccccagtccctgtggattcgaccctgctcaccgctatatacagattttgtatttttcttgagtaggtaattattattgcacaggctcgataCCCTGTCACACCACTCAAATTTAGCTCCTCAAGATTTGAGAGGGAGTTGAGTTCTGGTAAGTGTACAATCTTTGTTTGAGAGAGGACAAGCCGACGAAGGCGAGATAGGTGCTCAAAAGATTTATCTTCTATCATTGTCATTGCCTTACAGCCAGATAGATCGAGCTCTTCCAGTTTGCTTGAAGCCAACCTTGGCAACTTCTCCAGATTCAGACAAGATGAAAGTAACAGCTGATGGAGGTTGTGGAGAGCAGAAAGGGATGGTAGATCTTTGACTTTTGTTCCTGACAGGTTGAGAACTCGGAGATTTTCTAAACATTCAAAGaactttccttcaatttttacAAGATTACAGGCACCTAAAAAATCAAGTATCTCTAGTTCTTCGGAAGATTCCACACAATTCATGTATTTTATCTCAGAgcaatttttcaaatacaattcaTGTATTTTATCTCAGAGCAATTTTTCAAATAGAACTGACGAGGTTTACCGATGTTAACAGGTAATGAAGGAATAGCAGTTCCAGATAAATCAAGGACCTTCAGACTTGTATTATTTTGAAATGACTTGTCCTGGAACTCCACTATGGTTGACCATGAAAGATCAAGAACTTGCAGATTAGTTAGAGACAGAATGCCGGGCACTCTATCCATGTTGCTACAACCGCTAACTGATAGATGAGTAAGCTCTCCAGTTTCATGAAAAATAGGCAAAGATTTGATCTTGGAGTTTGAAAGATTTAATGTTTGAAGTTTCGGCAATGATTTCACGTTCTTTCTGGAAAAGTTGGCAAGGAGGCAGCACCAGAAAGATCAATAACCATAAGGTTTTGAGACTCTTTCAGGCTCTGCAACTTTGTTAAATGAGAAAACCTTTTCAGAATGAGCCAGCTGAGTTCTGTAAGGTGATAAAAAGAATCAGGCATGACTTCAATCTGAAAGTCGGAGAAGTGGAGGCTACGAAGTTTCTTCAGGTGCTGAAAAAAGTTTTTTGGCATACTTTTCACCAAGCCAGAACTAGATACTTCAAGGACAGTTAATGTCATTAGTTCTCGAATGTCATCGATCTTTTCTAAGAAATCACAGTCCCTGAGCACAAGAACATTCAGTTTTTTGAAGTTGTTGAAAGAATGAGGTAAGGATACAATTTCGAGACTGAAAAGACCCAGAATTTGCAGCTCCTGATTGCTGAGTAAGAGATTATTTGGGTTTTCCCTGCTGAGACAGTTGCCATCTAGTAAAAGTGTTAATGATTGCTGCACTCTTTTATAACTGCCAAGTGTTCTGATCATACCATCCACCTTTGTGAGTTTTCCAATACCCTGCCAATCATTACTTTTAACAAGCACATTAGCCAACCCCAGATTAGTTGTTCCTCCATAACCACGACGATGACGATAAGAAACATCTCCAGTTACTCTCACCATGTGGACGAAATCATCATTCACTTCTTTCAACATTTGACAGTCCATGAGGTGCATCAAAATGCGGTGCCCCTCCTTATAAGCCTCCTCAAGACTATTAACAGGACCAAGATATCCTTCCAGTATCCAGTATGATATCAACTCACTGTAGTGAATAGATCCATTATCACGGAAAAAATGGCTGCCCTGCCCAGAAAAGTCAACTAAAACACCATCTGACACCTTTTCATATCCACTTAAGAGCAGCTGGGTGCAGTTGTAGTTATCACCATACCATGCTTCTTCCAAAGTGTGTTCCTGACCCTGCAGTTCAGAAACTTGTTGATGGTAACTTAATAGTTTTGCTAGCAAGGATACTTCACCAGGTGCAAGATCTGTTTTTCTATTGATGAACTTTGCAACTACACTTTCTACACCTGGAATTTCAAAAACTTTTGCCACAGCTCCTTGCTTTAACAACATAATTGACATTTCTGGAGTTAGAGGCATCATTTCAACCACTTCCTTACCTCCCTGGGTTTGGTGCCTTCCATCTTCATTTCTAGAAGTTATCAGCACCTTAAGTTTTTGCTGTCCATCTCCATCAGCAGCTGTTGTTGAATGGTTGTGGGAATTCTGCTGGATAGAGTGAAGGACTTGTTCTAAGCCTCCATCCCCTTCCCTCATTTTGTTTCCTTCATCATCCAAAATTACAAGAACCCCCTGAAGAACATTATCAGTTGAAAGTCTTGCACGTACCTTTTCTTTCAAGCTCTCCAAGGTTTCCTCCTTACCAACATTATTCTCTACCTCCTGGATATCATAGTTTTCCAGCTCCACAGAAGTGGAAAGTAGAGATAACTGATGAGCAATATGCTCATAAAGAGACGTCTCATCATGCCTAATACTCAGAGAAATCCAAAGTGTAATGTCAACTACTTTCTTTTTGACTGCCAGCAGACCAGCTTTTCTTGCCATccatgttttcccacttcctgATTTCCCAGAAAGAACAATTGTTGACACATGTTTTTCCTTGAGAAGTTCAAGAATTCTTTCTGCCTGCAGTTCCACACTATTCTGGTCCATTGCCgctagggctgtcaacgggtcgggtccgggccggaattcattattccggacccggacccgaattactatgccggatccggatccgacccgtttatccgacgggtcttttattatatgttccggatccggatccgacgggtcccggatccggatccgggtctacccgaacaaatttaccaaaatttataatttctaataaaaatgagaaaaaaatatatttgtaaactaatttctaactaatgcaaagaaaaaaccaaataagaaaagaaatcaaattaactttattaaaatacatcaccctaatcaaattatattgataaatatatattttttaaattattaattcatttatatccggatccgggtctaatacgggtcggaatactatattccgtatccgacccgtttttttgtttgacaaaacggatccggatccggatccgggaaacggaattaaatccctacccatacccgtaataatttcacggatccggtccggatccgggtctagacccgacccatTGACAGGCCTAATTGCCGCTGCAAGACCCCTGTTTGGTGGTATAAATGATTACTCAttttagaaagaaagaaagtaatTGTAATACTATAGCATGAATTTGAAATCTGCTCAGGAATGAAACAATAATATTATCACCATCAGATCAAGTGCCTGACCAATTGATACAAGTTATTTGTCCACCCAATACTTTGTAACATGCTAACATTTATGTGCACATTAACATAAAGTACATACCTATTAGCTCATGAGTGTGTGTAcatgaacaaaaatcaaatGCCAAGTTTTTATTTCTCCCCTTTATTTATCTGCACATGCACCTTTTGGTTATCCATCGATCTGGTATAGATATTCCCCAGTTCCTTATAAAAGTCATGGATCATGCCCCTAATCAACTTCTTAAACAGAGGAAGATTATAATGTAAAAGATAAAACTACTGATGCTAAATCAATGCAATGAATACTTTTCCACTAGCTCATGGATTCCGGATATAATTGTTAGCATAGCTAAAGCAAGTGACTTCAAGGCTCGAGGGAAAGTGGTGCAGGAGATACGAATAAGTACCACAACAAAAACTAAACTAATTCTTGTTTCAAATGACCACTATTGCCTATGTTTTAATAATGCACTAATTTAAGATTAAAGAAAGGTTACATGATTAATGGCCATCTTTTCCAACATTATGATAGGGTGCgattttgtcatttattttattattaatttcccctattacctgacccgatgtggattcattattagattctactcacttttgatattttacatttatttcagggagtagaacgaaaatatgataacaagtgccaatttaACAAGAAAAGAGCCCAAATAACAGAGCTTATCCCAGGGGCATTATTGGCAAAGGAAGATTTTTGCCCATTTTGGTAATTTCAAAAGAAGAGAGCAGGGGAGAGTCTTCTATTTTTACTGGGGGGGCTGGAGCGCCGCACGGGGGCTTCTGCTTCTTCTTCCCCCTGAGGGGAGGCTGCCGCACAGGAGAGAGGAGGCAATACTTTGGAGTTTTtagcttttgacttttcttcttcatttttagtGGGGCCTCTTagtagttttctttcttctctcgtgGATGTTAGGAGCAAATGGAGAATTGAATGAATCTCTGTAGTTGTTTCACTTTGACTTTTCCATTTCCCATCCTGGTGTAGTTTTCTTCTCGCATGCCTGGACAATTAGAAACAATTGAATCAATTGCCGTGGCTTGctcttcctttcatttattcGAACGAACTGGGTTCTCCCAAACGAAGGCGATGGCCGCGCATGTTGCATCAATTTTGCGTGGGTCTTTCTTGTCAAGGATGAACTAAATCCCTTTTCTCTAGTCAGGAAACAACGGATGCTTTGGATCGCCTAAAAttatgagatcgatttaatttaatctttttcttttatttatcggtatttgcatattccttgattgctatgcttatggttatttaattaattgattgtcttagatccggataattaattgatttgataatctattgtcaattagggtattaaatccgtaattgtttaattgccttaaattagtgacaactggcacgattaggtttgtgtcagggggatacgcgggctaatctgaaataaccctggtagtgcgttatttgattagaatagggctcctctaatacgtaagacaattggaaaattaaatcttacgggcgtacttAGGATTATTTtctaattagagcagtgattaacgggcgtaccttgatcaccgacacagtaaggaggggttgactgtcatcgcttgtttggcagttataacctatttattgataaataattgggaTTGCCTTTgcttcgatgatcaattaggtgaaccattgttgaagttattccttggctagatcctttgattttagtaaattgttatttaatttctagttggctattttatttttattattttacttttagttgaattgtttaaattgtcACCTCTGATATAAAAACACCCctcttgtcactgtgaatttggaaaggaacaagtactcccagtccctgtggattcgaccctgcttaccactatctaTAGAAATTTACTTTAGTTGagtaggtttttattattgcacaggcttcgacacCCTGTCATATTAGTAATCCAATAAACTAATCCAGACCACTCTCCCTCCAATAAAAACTTTCAGATAGTCAAAACAGAAAAGTTCCAATTAAATATCCTTATTCAAATCTTTACTGATGCTCATAAGTAGgatctttgattttttttttatttttagccaAATTATCCTCCAATATAACAGCATTCTCGGCTACAGGGCTAAAAGGCACtaaatttcattttccaaaCTGAATCGTAACTTCCTGCAATTGGCGTTACAGCTTTAGCGATCAGATTTTACATACAATTATTTCTGACCAAAATTTATGTATTTCATGCATGTTGAAAAGATCCCTTTTGTATTAGTGatgatttcttcttgttttgaaaCTTATATTCAACAATTAACCGCATAATTTTGATACACAAAATATACTACAATACTCTAAACTTCTGCAAAAAGGCATGCATATAACAGCTTAGTTGAACGATTTTAGCTGACATGAAAGTGAAATAACAAAGAAAGATCAAGAAAATTAAATACAAACCTGTGAATCTCTGTCTTCAGTTTCCAATTACCTGCTGCTTGTTGCTTTGTGCTTGATAGAATGATTCAGAGACTAAAAGAGTGCTTCTATgaagaaaaagtttttttttttttttcggtttgGGCAAGGAATATTCCAATATAATCAGATTTAACTAAATGCCTTATTGCCAGAGTTGTTACTTTAATAAAGGAAAAGAGCGGAGGAGAAAAGGACTTGACGGTGCAAACCGTACCATCCCCAAGGGACACCAAGCTCCTTTAAATTCAAGAAAGGAAGATTGTGAATTTGGGGTATAGTGTAATTCCTCAGTTGAAGCTAACTTAGGTCAAGGAATATTCCAATATAATCAGATTTAACTAAATTTCTTAGTTGACAAGAATGTGATTGCTAGAGTTGTTTGATCGGttacaattttattatttattttattattaattttccctattacctgacctgatgtgaattaattattagattctactcacttttcataatttatatttatttcaggaag
It includes:
- the LOC113704447 gene encoding putative disease resistance protein At4g19050; this translates as MDQNSVELQAERILELLKEKHVSTIVLSGKSGSGKTWMARKAGLLAVKKKVVDITLWISLSIRHDETSLYEHIAHQLSLLSTSVELENYDIQEVENNVGKEETLESLKEKVRARLSTDNVLQGVLVILDDEGNKMREGDGGLEQVLHSIQQNSHNHSTTAADGDGQQKLKVLITSRNEDGRHQTQGGKEVVEMMPLTPEMSIMLLKQGAVAKVFEIPGVESVVAKFINRKTDLAPGEVSLLAKLLSYHQQVSELQGQEHTLEEAWYGDNYNCTQLLLSGYEKVSDGVLVDFSGQGSHFFRDNGSIHYSELISYWILEGYLGPVNSLEEAYKEGHRILMHLMDCQMLKEVNDDFVHMVRVTGDVSYRHRRGYGGTTNLGLANVLVKSNDWQGIGKLTKVDGMIRTLGSYKRVQQSLTLLLDGNCLSRENPNNLLLSNQELQILGLFSLEIVSLPHSFNNFKKLNVLVLRDCDFLEKIDDIRELMTLTVLEVSSSGLVKSMPKNFFQHLKKLRSLHFSDFQIEVMPDSFYHLTELSWLILKRFSHLTKLQSLKESQNLMVIDLSGAASLPTFPERT